ATCCGCGTGGCGGGGCGGGCAACTCCCTGATCTCGAGCGAGAGCTCCTCGGGAAGCGTCGCGAAGAACCAGGACTCCACCCGGGCGTCCCAGCGGGTGACCTCGCTCTCGAACTCGATGCGCATGATCACAGAGTAACCTGATGGAGCCGCGCCGCCGATGTCGGATGTGCGAACTAGTCTTCGAAGTGGACTTGAATTATTCGAATCTTTCTTCGAGGATGGATGCATGGGGATCGGATCGATCGCGGCGCTCTCCCCCGCCGACGAGAAGGCCGGGGAGATCCTCCGGCTGCGCCGGGAGATCGGGCGGATGCAGCGTCGCCGCAGCGACGACGCGGTGCTGCCGATGCACACCGCCCTGCAGGGCCTGCTGCCCGAGGGCGGGCTGCAGACCGGCACGACGTACTCGGTCTCGCCGTCGCCGAGCCTGATCTTCGCGCTGATGAGCGCGGTGTCGCAGCGCGGCGGCTGGTGCGCTGCCGTGGGCATGCCCACGCTGGGCCTGGAGGCCGCGGCGTCATTCGGCATCGAGCTGTCGCGGCTGATCCTGGTCCCCTCGCCGGGCGAGAGATGGCTGGCGGTCGTCTCGGCGCTGGCCGAGGTGGTGCCGCTGATCGCGGTCAGCCCCGGCACGCGGGTGCGCGATGCGGATGCCGCCCGCCTGGCCGCACGACTGCGCGATCGCGGCTGCACGCTGCTGACCACCTCGCCGTGGCCGCAGAGCGAGGGGATGATCACCCTGCACGACCCGCACTGGGAGGGGCTCGGCGAGGGCTGGGGCCTGCTGTCGGATCGCACGGTCACGCTCACCGCGCAGACCCGCTCGACTCCCCGCCCGCAGAGCCTGCGTGTGCGGCTGCCGGGCGGTCTCGGCGGCGTCGAGGCCGCGCCCGCCCAGATGCCCGCACAGACTCCGGCATCGACGCAGAATCTGGCATCGACGCCGAACCTGGCGACGCACCCGCGCTGGGCGGTGGCGTGATGGACGCCGCGGCCACCCTGCGCATGCACGTGCTGTGGTTCCCGGACTGGCCGTTGCGCGCCGCGCTCGGGTCCGCCCCGCCGCATCCGCCCACCGCGCTCGTGCACGGCGGGGTCGTCACGGCCTGCACGGAGTCCGCGCGGGCGCTCGGGGTGCGCGTCGGGCAGCGCCGCCGGCTCGCGCAGGGCAGGGCGCCGTCGCTGCGGATGCTTCCACACGACCCCGCCCAGGACGAGCGTGCCTTCCTGCCGGTGCTGCGCCTGATCGAGGAGCACGCCCCGGGGGCGCACCTGCTGCGCCCGGGGCTGGCCGCGCTGCGCTCGCGCGGCATCTCGCGCTACCACGACGGCGAGGAGGGCGCGGCCGCGGCGCTGCGCCGGATCCTCGCCGAGGCCGGCTACCCTGAGGTCAGGATCGGCGTGGCCGACGGCATGTTCACCGCCGAGCTGGCCGCGCGCGCCGCCGCCGCCGCCGGCACGGACGCAGAGAATGCGGATGCCGCCGGCGACGGTCCCGCCGGATGGGCGGTGATCCCGCCCGGTCAGGCGCAGGCGTTCCTCGCCCCTCTCCCCCTGCAGGTGCTGAACGAACCCGAGCTGGCCGACCTGCTCAGACGCCTCGGCATCGCCACGCTGGGCGAGTTCGCCGCGCTCGACGCCCTCTCGGTGCGGAGCCGGTTCGGCGAGCACGGTGCACGGCTGCACGCCCTGGCCCGCGGCGCCGACTCCCGGCCGCTGACCCCGCGGCCGCCCGACCCGCAGCTGGCGAGGGAGATCGCGTTCGAGACGCCGCTCGGGCAGTCCGATCAGATCGCCTTCGCGGTGCGTCAGACGGCGGATGCCGTGATGCTCGCCCTCGCCGACGCCTCGGCGGTGTGCACCGAGGTGCGCATCGACCTCACCGACGACGACGGTGCGGTCTTCTCGCGCACCTGGCTGCATCCGACCTGCTTCGATGCCGGCGACCTCGTCGACCGGGTGCGCTGGCAGCTGGAGTCGCTCGTCACCGAGACCCCCGACGAGGCCGATGCCGCGCACGCCTTCCGCGGGATCGTCGGGGTGCGGATCGCCCCGGTCGCCGTCGACGACGCCGCCCACCACCAGCCCGGGCTGTTCGGCTCGGGCACCGACGAGCGCCTGCACCATGCCGTCTCGCGGGTGCAGACCATGCTCGGGCATCGCGGCGTCGCCACCGCATCCGTGGCAGGCGGGCGCCTGCTCGCCGACCGTCAGGTGCTCACGCCGTGGGGCGAGCGGCCGGTCGTCGAACGCGACCCCGCCCAGCCCTGGCCGGGGAGCCTGCCCGACCCGCTGCCCGCCGAGGTGTTCACGC
This is a stretch of genomic DNA from Microbacterium sp. YJN-G. It encodes these proteins:
- a CDS encoding DNA polymerase Y family protein — its product is MDAAATLRMHVLWFPDWPLRAALGSAPPHPPTALVHGGVVTACTESARALGVRVGQRRRLAQGRAPSLRMLPHDPAQDERAFLPVLRLIEEHAPGAHLLRPGLAALRSRGISRYHDGEEGAAAALRRILAEAGYPEVRIGVADGMFTAELAARAAAAAGTDAENADAAGDGPAGWAVIPPGQAQAFLAPLPLQVLNEPELADLLRRLGIATLGEFAALDALSVRSRFGEHGARLHALARGADSRPLTPRPPDPQLAREIAFETPLGQSDQIAFAVRQTADAVMLALADASAVCTEVRIDLTDDDGAVFSRTWLHPTCFDAGDLVDRVRWQLESLVTETPDEADAAHAFRGIVGVRIAPVAVDDAAHHQPGLFGSGTDERLHHAVSRVQTMLGHRGVATASVAGGRLLADRQVLTPWGERPVVERDPAQPWPGSLPDPLPAEVFTPLRPVRVSGTGGQEIAIGARGELSCPPALIDDSEVIGWAGPWPVREHRWDAERSRTGHRFQLLDARHRAWLVLHSEGAWWAEGRYR